One window of Anaerolineales bacterium genomic DNA carries:
- a CDS encoding acetyl ornithine aminotransferase family protein: MTQKNLPGPKTKAMIERDQKVISPSYPRSYPFAMDHGKGTEVWDVDGNRFLDFMGGIAVVATGHAHPKVVKAIQEQAEKFIHISSDFYHENWIRLGEKLDEIAPFKEDALSFMTNSGTEAVEAAIKLARYHTKRSNFIGFTGAFHGRTMGAVTFTASKAKYHSGFYPLMNGVTHAPFPNPYRPILERRKGEDYGEAVVRYIEEEIIAQILPAKEVAGVLVETIQGEGGYIVPPDGFYPALRKFCDKHGILLILDEVQSGMGRTGKWWAIEHFGVEPDIITAAKGIASGMPLGACIARKSVMDWELGTHGNTYGGNPISCAASLATIDLIEKEYLKNAKEVGEYTMDALTEIQARHPSIGDVRGKGLMIGVEFVKNRETKEPAKKLTDRVVDLAFERGLLTLSCGQSVIRIAPPLSISKSEADEGLAMFEDALTQAEKELK, from the coding sequence ATGACCCAAAAGAATCTACCCGGTCCGAAGACCAAGGCAATGATCGAGCGCGACCAGAAGGTGATCTCACCCTCGTATCCGCGAAGCTATCCATTTGCGATGGATCACGGGAAAGGAACGGAAGTCTGGGATGTGGACGGAAACCGCTTCCTCGACTTTATGGGCGGCATTGCAGTTGTAGCCACCGGGCACGCGCATCCGAAAGTCGTCAAGGCGATCCAGGAACAGGCGGAAAAATTCATCCATATCTCGTCGGACTTCTATCATGAGAACTGGATCCGGCTCGGAGAAAAACTGGACGAGATCGCACCTTTCAAGGAAGATGCGCTTTCTTTCATGACAAATTCAGGGACCGAAGCGGTGGAAGCAGCAATAAAACTTGCGCGCTATCACACCAAACGATCAAACTTCATCGGCTTTACAGGAGCATTCCATGGGCGGACAATGGGCGCGGTGACGTTCACCGCCAGCAAGGCAAAGTATCACAGCGGATTCTATCCACTGATGAACGGCGTGACCCATGCCCCCTTCCCCAATCCATATCGCCCCATCCTCGAACGCCGCAAAGGAGAGGATTACGGCGAAGCGGTCGTTCGGTACATCGAAGAGGAGATCATCGCCCAGATCCTTCCCGCCAAGGAAGTCGCGGGCGTTTTAGTCGAGACCATCCAAGGCGAAGGAGGGTATATCGTTCCGCCCGACGGGTTCTACCCAGCCTTGCGAAAATTCTGCGACAAGCATGGGATTTTGCTCATCCTCGATGAAGTCCAGTCTGGTATGGGACGAACGGGAAAATGGTGGGCGATCGAACATTTCGGCGTCGAGCCGGATATCATCACCGCAGCGAAAGGCATTGCCTCTGGTATGCCATTAGGCGCATGCATTGCACGCAAGTCCGTGATGGATTGGGAACTCGGCACACACGGCAACACTTACGGAGGAAATCCGATCTCATGCGCGGCCTCGCTTGCAACGATCGATCTGATCGAAAAGGAATATTTGAAGAACGCAAAGGAAGTCGGCGAATACACCATGGACGCGCTGACCGAGATACAGGCAAGGCATCCGAGCATCGGCGATGTGCGCGGGAAGGGGTTGATGATCGGCGTGGAATTCGTAAAGAATCGAGAAACTAAAGAACCCGCCAAGAAACTCACCGACCGGGTGGTGGACCTTGCCTTCGAACGAGGGTTATTAACCCTCTCCTGCGGTCAGAGCGTGATCCGCATCGCACCTCCGCTTTCGATCAGCAAGAGCGAAGCGGACGAGGGGTTGGCAATGTTCGAAGACGCATTGACGCAGGCGGAGAAGGAATTGAAATAA
- a CDS encoding toll/interleukin-1 receptor domain-containing protein, with protein MAYSPSLKIFISYASADRPKAQKLHSYLVSKGAEPWLDTENLLPGQDWKMEIARALDETDLVLLCLSKHSVSREGYVQKEMRLALDRALEIPPGEIFLIPARLEEVELPYSLREYQSVDLFTETGMRKLVKSLNLRAEKVNAAMLSDDDSPAPYTKK; from the coding sequence ATGGCATACAGTCCCTCGTTGAAAATCTTCATCAGCTATGCTTCTGCGGACCGCCCAAAGGCGCAGAAACTGCATTCTTATCTTGTTTCAAAGGGAGCGGAACCCTGGCTCGATACCGAAAACCTTTTGCCCGGGCAGGATTGGAAGATGGAAATTGCACGGGCATTGGATGAAACTGACCTTGTCCTGCTCTGCCTCTCGAAGCATTCCGTGAGCCGGGAAGGATACGTACAAAAGGAAATGCGCCTCGCGCTCGACCGGGCACTCGAGATTCCTCCCGGTGAGATTTTCCTCATCCCGGCACGTCTCGAGGAGGTCGAACTGCCGTATAGCCTGCGCGAATACCAGTCGGTTGATTTGTTCACGGAAACCGGAATGAGGAAACTTGTGAAAAGCCTCAACTTGCGGGCTGAAAAGGTAAATGCCGCCATGCTCTCCGACGATGATTCCCCCGCGCCGTACACGAAGAAGTAA